The sequence TTGTAGAGGGTGAGGGAAGCATTTTTTCAAGTGAAATGCGCTCATTATAGGTAAGCCAACTTTGATCCTGTTGCCTGGAACGTTCTTTAATCCAGCGGTTTACCACTTCTCTGGGGTGGTTTATTTTATCGGCAATGGCTTGCTGGGAGTAGATGGAAGAAAGTCTGGTTAATAGGTCAAAGTCACTCGGATTTTGCATGCGATTTCCATCAGTAATAATTTGGGAGTTATTTGTGATGCATAGTCACAGATATGTCCCTTTTTTGTCAACCGATATTGACAGATTATAACTAAAAAAACTGTATATAAAAACAGGTGTATTGGCTTGGTCACACTGCTTTAACCATAACGGCCTTTCTTTGATCCGTGCCAGGGATTTACAGTGTTCTATATGAGGTTAGTTTTTAGCTTTCTTTGATTCATAAATACCCATCGCGCCATCATTTCCATATAGTGGAGCTGGTCGTCGTCGCTCAGGGCGAAGTAATGTGCGTGGTCAGTGGTTAGTTCGGACAATATTTTTAGGACGGGTGGGTTTTCAGACAGGACGCGGATATAGAGGCAAATGCCGACTACATAGAATTCAACAAACAGCGCTATTTCTTCATAGGTGCAGCAATGCTCCTTGAAGAAATAGCGCGGTACAGGGGTTTCCCGTCCAGCAGCGCAGCAGGCGCACGGACAGGACACTTGCCGCTTACTCTTGCCAATCAGCAAGGTCATAGTTGCAGTCTGGCAGAAAGACGATTTTATCCCTGACAAGATCATCGCCTAGATAAGCGGCAAGTCCTTCGGTAGATAGCTCATCTGAACCCGTCACACGGGTGAAGAATGCACCTACTTCGCCAGTCTGAATGAAGTTTGAACAAATAATGCCTCTGTCTACATCTACCAGTGCTTCAAAGGTGGCATTAAATGGATTCGAGATATACAGCCTTACATCGCCCTCTGTATCAGTAGTGGCTTTCAGGTTGAAGCTCTGGTCGCCTGCACTGTCAGTAACGATGCTGTCTGCAAGCTGGGTAATGCTTACAAACTCCATATAGGTAGGTTGCCAGTCTTCCGATATATCGGCAGCTTGAATCCCATCGGTATCACACTGGCGGAAGGTGATGGCGTCGGAGGTAATATCACCTTTCACGCTGGTGGTGTACTCAAAGTACCCTGCGTACTGGAGGCATACGATGCCATCTTCTTCCAGATACAAGGCAGGAAAAATTGAGGCATCAATGTCGTAGTCGCTTGCCCCTGCAATGTCTTCGCCTTCTTCATTCTCAAAGTAGAAGTAGATTTTCTCATCGCCGTTGATGTCGAGCTGGCGGGTGGCGGTAATGGCGTGACCGCTCACGATGGCAAGGGCTACATCCCCCTCAAAGGCAGGCATGAAGCCTGTAAATGCTGTGGGGGTAAAGGTAGGCGTTGGATCAGGTGTAGGGTCTGGCGTTGGCGTGGGGTTAGTAGAACCGCCTCCACCACTTCCACAGCCTCCGAGTAAGGCACTTAGTGCCACAGTTGCAGCAATTAATACGCGCATAGCAGTTTCTCCAATGGTCTAGTCATAGTTATGAAATGCGGCTCAGAAAGTCCGCGCAAACAGTAGCGTGCTATAGCACGTAACTATTCTCTTTTTGTTTAGGCACCGAACATTTAGGGGGAAATGACGCTATGACAGACGTGAAAACGGTATTTGGGGAAACGCTCAGAAGACATCGAACGAAAAGTAACCGCTCGCAGCAGGATGTTGCCACGCGCTGCGATATGTCTTTCCGTTACTATCAAGAATTAGAGGCTGGAACGAAGCAACCAACGATAACGACCCTGTTTAAGTTGGCTGATAGCCTAGAAGAAAGTCCGGCAACGCTCATAGAGGAAGCCTATAAGACT is a genomic window of Teredinibacter purpureus containing:
- a CDS encoding helix-turn-helix domain-containing protein — its product is MTDVKTVFGETLRRHRTKSNRSQQDVATRCDMSFRYYQELEAGTKQPTITTLFKLADSLEESPATLIEEAYKTWQSSASKASDD